A genomic region of Desulfosarcina ovata subsp. ovata contains the following coding sequences:
- a CDS encoding sulfite exporter TauE/SafE family protein, giving the protein MTTILLMYILVGAVAGILAGLLGIGGGLVIVPLLVFCFVRQGIPDAVIMHLALGTSLASIMFTAVSSFRAHHKRGAVHWNVVRKIVIGIFSGTFIGSCIAAQLSTRFLKVFFVIFLYYVATQMLTNKKPKPSRQIPGHAAMFGVGNVIGIVSSLVGIGGGTLSVPFMLWCNMPVHHAIGTSAAIGFPIAIAGTIGYVYNGFNAAELPTYSVGYVYLPALVGIVLTSVVTAPLGVRLAHSLPVDRLKRVFAILLLVVGTRMLIGIL; this is encoded by the coding sequence ATGACGACAATTTTGTTGATGTACATCCTGGTTGGCGCTGTCGCCGGCATTCTGGCCGGACTTCTCGGTATCGGCGGCGGGCTGGTAATCGTTCCCCTGTTGGTTTTCTGTTTTGTCCGCCAGGGAATTCCCGACGCGGTGATCATGCATCTGGCCCTGGGCACCTCCCTGGCCAGTATCATGTTCACGGCGGTTTCCAGCTTTCGCGCCCATCACAAGCGGGGTGCGGTTCACTGGAATGTGGTGCGCAAAATCGTTATCGGCATCTTTAGCGGCACCTTTATCGGGAGTTGCATTGCCGCCCAGCTTTCCACGCGTTTTCTGAAAGTGTTCTTCGTCATTTTCCTATATTATGTGGCAACACAGATGCTAACCAACAAAAAACCGAAACCATCCCGGCAGATTCCGGGCCATGCCGCCATGTTCGGTGTCGGCAACGTCATCGGGATCGTGTCGAGCCTGGTGGGCATCGGCGGCGGCACGCTCTCCGTCCCTTTCATGCTCTGGTGCAACATGCCGGTTCACCATGCCATCGGCACGTCAGCCGCCATTGGCTTTCCGATCGCTATCGCCGGAACGATCGGCTATGTTTACAATGGGTTCAACGCCGCCGAGCTGCCGACCTACTCCGTGGGGTACGTCTATTTGCCGGCACTGGTGGGTATCGTGTTGACGAGTGTCGTGACGGCCCCCTTGGGCGTTCGCCTGGCCCACAGCCTGCCCGTCGATCGGCTCAAACGGGTCTTTGCCATCCTGCTGCTGGTGGTGGGCACCCGTATGCTGATCGGCATTCTTTAG